A window of the Physeter macrocephalus isolate SW-GA chromosome 7, ASM283717v5, whole genome shotgun sequence genome harbors these coding sequences:
- the NEUROG2 gene encoding neurogenin-2: protein MFVKSETLELKEEEDVLVLLGSASPASAALTPLSSSADEEEEEELGASGGARRQRGAGAGAGARAGSPGGAEGCRPARLLGLVHDCKRRPSRARAVSRGAKTAETVQRIKKTRRLKANNRERNRMHNLNAALDALREVLPTFPEDAKLTKIETLRFAHNYIWALTETLRLADHCGGGGGGLPGALFSEAVLLSPGGSSAALSNSGDSPSPASTWSCTNSPAPSSSASSNSTSPYSCTLSPASPAGSDMDYWQSPPPDKHRYAPHLPIVRDCI, encoded by the coding sequence AGTCTGAGACCTTGGAgttgaaggaggaagaggacgTGCTGGTGCTGCTCGGCTCGGCCTCCCCCGCCTCGGCGGCTCTGACCCCCTTATCTTCCAGCGCCgacgaggaggaagaggaggagctggGCGCGTCGGGCGGGGCGCGTCGGCAGCgtggggccggggccggggccggggcgcgGGCTGGCTCGCCGGGAGGGGCCGAGGGCTGCCGGCCAGCGCGGCTGCTGGGTCTGGTGCACGACTGCAAGCGGCGCCCCTCCAGGGCGCGGGCCGTTTCTCGCGGCGCCAAGACTGCCGAGACGGTGCAGCGCATCAAGAAGACCCGTAGGTTGAAGGCCAACAACCGCGAGCGCAACCGCATGCACAACCTCAACGCGGCGCTGGACGCGCTGCGTGAGGTGCTCCCCACGTTCCCCGAGGACGCCAAGCTCACCAAGATCGAGACCCTGCGTTTCGCCCATAACTACATATGGGCGCTCACCGAGACACTGCGCCTGGCTGACcactgcggcggcggcggcggcggcctgcCGGGGGCGCTCTTCTCCGAGGCCGTCTTGCTGAGCCCCGGAGGCTCTAGTGCCGCCCTGAGCAACAGCGGAGATAGCCCTTCGCCTGCCTCGACGTGGAGCTGCACGAACAGCCCCGCGCCGTCTTCCTCCGCCTCCTCCAACTCCACCTCTCCCTACAGCTGCACTTTATCTCCTGCCAGCCCGGCGGGTTCAGACATGGACTATTGGCAGTCCCCACCTCCCGACAAGCACCGCTACGCACCTCACCTGCCCATAGTCAGGGACTGTATCTAG